The DNA sequence TCTCGTCAGCGCTGTAATCAACCATTGTTTTATCTTCGTAATTTTCTTCGTCAGAAAGCGTTACTGTATTACAGCGGAATGTAACGTCACTGTCCTTAAGCTTTATTCCTATGGAAACAGCCTCAAGGGGAGAACGGCCCGTATAATATTTTTCGGGAGCATATCCCATAGCGCTTAAATTTGCAACATCGCTTCCTGGCGCAAAGCCGTCGGGTACTGTTTTAACCATTCCCAGCTCTCCCTGCTGACACAGCTTATCTATATTGGGCTTTTTTGCACATTCAAGAGGTGTTCTTCCGTTTAATTCGGGTACTGCCTGGTCTGCCATACCGTCGCCTAAAATAACAATATATTTCATAATTTTTCCTTCCTTATACTTATTTGTCCGCTTGTTAATGTTTTTATTTGTCCGTTTTTAAGTTTTACAACAAGTCCGCAGTTTTCATCAATATCCAAAGCTAAAGCCCGACTTGTCTTTTCTTGTTCAGTAAAAGTTATCTCTTTCCCTATAACAAGACTTTTTTCTTTGTACTGTCTGCAGATTTCCTTTTTAGAAAATTCGTGATATTTTTCAAAAAATAAATTCAATATTTCAGCAACTAATTTATTTTTAGTATCGGGGGTTTCTCTTTCAAAAACTGCTCCTGCAATATCCTTTAGCTCGTCGGGAAAGCTGTCCTTGGGGGAATATACATTTATACCGATGCCAAGCACTGCATAAGCAAAGGTGTTATCCTTTGAGTAAACGCCTTCGGTAAGTATTCCGCAAACCTTTTTATTATCTATAAAAATATCGTTTACCCATTTTATTTTTGCATTTTTATCAGATAGCTTCTTAGTAGCTTCACATACGCAAACTCCTGCAAGAGAGGTTATAAGCCCCACCTTTTCCGACAAATCCGGCTTGAGCAAAATACTCATATAAATACCGCTGTAAGCAGGTGAAAAAAAGCTTCTGCCCTTACTTCCCCGCCCGTCAGTCTGATGTAAAGCAATTACCGTAAGCCCTTCTTCAGCGCCCTGCAACGCTTCTTGCTTTACAATATCGTTTGTAGAACCGACAGTATCATATATCTGCAAAGAAACTTTTTTTGCCTTACCCTTTAAATATTTTTCTATCTGTGTTTTTGAAAGAAAATCACATTTTTCAAAACTCATTATTATTGTCACCTTATCTTTAATTTTAACATAAACAATAATATCCGTCAATCATTATAATGGTTATAGATAGTCGAAAAAGTAAATAAAAATACTTTTTCGACGCCAAACCTATGATTTGGAAGCAAATTTTCGAAGAAAATTTGACAATAACCATTGCAATGAGTGTCGTGTGCAATTAAATCTTAAAAAATTTAATTGCACAAAGCCGATAAAATCGGCTTGCAAAACGCTTTTAAGCGTTTCGACAAACTACAATCATTATCACTTTCAATTAAGATGATATTTTTACATTTTCAGACGGTAAAATCAGTAAAAATAATTTTTTTAAAAAATTTTAAAAAAACATCTTGATTTTTCTTTTAAAGTATGGTATTATCTTATGGCTGTATTAAATGTCTGGGTGTGGCGCAGCTGGTAGCGTGCTACCTTGGGGTGGTAGAGGCCGTGGGTTCAAGTCCCGCCACTCAGACCAAAAAACAAAGCACTTCTTCGGAAGTGCTTTGTTTTTTATCCAATCCGAAGGATTGGATTGGTATGTAATCTCGCGTTAGCGAGCATGTAATCAGTTCGCTTTTGCGAACTGTATGGCATCAAGGTATCAGCCTTGCATTTTTACCTTCGGATTGATTACAAACATCCACACAAAAATCGACAAGGCTCTATTAAGCCTTGTCGATTTCACTTTTTTATTTTTCTATTATTGAATATCCAAGAGAACTCAATAGCTCATCCGCAGAGGTAATAAGCATTTCGTCATAAATGTAATAGTCATAATCTGCGGCAGAACATCCGTTACCTGCTTTTTGAGCAAGGTAGGAGGAAAGGTCATTAAGTCCTTTAAATGTGGTAAGACAAGCATGCTTTTTAGCTTCTGTATTCTTCACGTTAAAGCGCACTTTTTTGCCGTCATCCGATTTAACATTGATGCTATTTTTGCTGAGGGGCAGATATTCATAAAGCAGATGATAAGCATTCCATCTTGCATGTTCCTGAGCAATCAGCGCATTACGAACAGAGAGATTAAAATATTCGTTATAAGCGTATTCTTCCTTATGTCTGTGACGCTCATTGATAAGCTCAATATTTGCACTTTTTCCGTCTTTTGTGTAATCGAGGCCAAGCAAATTGAGCTTTACACGCAAATTCATTGCCGAATAGATATTGGAATATAAGGTGAAATAATCAAGTTTTTCCCAATCTTTTTCTGCTTTTTTCTGTATGTACTCTTTAAAGTCGGAACGATTTCTTTCTTCTTCGCCTGCATACTGCGCAGTATAAACCTCGTTAAGCTTCTTTGCCATTGTGGATAAACTGTCGTTTACAATAACATCGTGATTAAATACGCTGTTGCTTTTGCCAAAGTAGGAAACGATTTCATCACTTTGAATGTAAGCAGCTTCGCTTCGTACAAAAATATGATAGTTATTTTGCTCAATAAGAGCTGTTTTCAATCTTGCGCCGATTTCAATATTATGACAATCTTCCTCGGTATCAACAATAACAAGTGTATAGCTATTTTCCTTTTGCACCTGAGCTTTAATAGCTGTCAGCACCTTATAGGAAGCAGGAGCCTTATCAATGACAGTTGTTTTAAAAGGTATCTCAGGCAACGGGAAATATTCTGTCGCATTTAATTCGCTAAGAGCTTCAGACAAGCCGCCGATATTCCATTCTGTAGCATCTATATTGGTATCGCACAAATAGTAATTGACAGGTAATTCTTTATATTCACCATCAAAAGTAACAAGCTGATTATTCAGCACTGATTGACGATACAGCTCTTGACCGAGTTTTCCAAATCCAAGTATAAATACATTGATTTGTGTTCCTTGTTTAATAGCAGCATCTTCAATATATATATCAGGCAAATACTTGGTAACGGGATTTTCCTCAGTAAAGGTTCGAGCTACTAATTCATTTATACTAAAAGTATCAATATAGGCTTCC is a window from the Oscillospiraceae bacterium genome containing:
- a CDS encoding biotin--[acetyl-CoA-carboxylase] ligase — encoded protein: MSFEKCDFLSKTQIEKYLKGKAKKVSLQIYDTVGSTNDIVKQEALQGAEEGLTVIALHQTDGRGSKGRSFFSPAYSGIYMSILLKPDLSEKVGLITSLAGVCVCEATKKLSDKNAKIKWVNDIFIDNKKVCGILTEGVYSKDNTFAYAVLGIGINVYSPKDSFPDELKDIAGAVFERETPDTKNKLVAEILNLFFEKYHEFSKKEICRQYKEKSLVIGKEITFTEQEKTSRALALDIDENCGLVVKLKNGQIKTLTSGQISIRKEKL